A genome region from Myxococcales bacterium includes the following:
- a CDS encoding pantoate--beta-alanine ligase: MIASRPPFEIIRTPEAMAARVEDLRRDGRTIALVPTMGFLHDGHLSLLRAARARADVVILSIFVNPTQFGPSEDLERYPRDEDGDLAKARACGLDLAFCPAAAAMYPDGAQTFVSVRALEQPLCGATRPGHFTGVATIVAKLFNLTRPHLAFFGEKDYQQLAVVRRMARDLDFGVEIVGMPIVPEPDGLAMSSRNVYLAPAQRRQALALSTGLAAAAAAVAAGERDGAALCALARAPLADAPDARIDYVELRDAADLSPLPRLDRPGVLAVAAFLGTTRLIDNRVLTPPA, from the coding sequence GTGATCGCGAGCCGGCCGCCGTTCGAGATCATCCGCACCCCGGAGGCCATGGCGGCCCGCGTCGAGGACCTCCGCCGGGACGGGCGCACGATCGCGCTGGTCCCGACGATGGGCTTCCTGCACGACGGCCACCTGTCGCTCCTGCGCGCGGCCCGGGCCCGGGCCGACGTCGTGATCCTGTCGATCTTCGTCAACCCGACTCAGTTCGGGCCGAGCGAGGACCTCGAGCGCTACCCGCGCGACGAGGACGGCGACCTGGCCAAGGCCCGGGCGTGCGGGCTCGACCTGGCGTTCTGCCCGGCCGCGGCGGCGATGTACCCCGACGGCGCCCAGACCTTCGTGTCGGTGCGCGCGCTCGAGCAGCCGCTGTGCGGCGCCACCCGCCCGGGCCACTTCACCGGCGTCGCCACGATCGTCGCGAAGCTGTTCAACCTGACCCGGCCGCACCTGGCGTTCTTCGGCGAGAAGGACTACCAGCAGCTGGCGGTGGTGCGGCGGATGGCGCGCGATCTCGACTTCGGCGTCGAGATCGTCGGGATGCCCATCGTCCCGGAACCGGACGGCCTGGCGATGAGCTCGCGCAACGTCTACCTGGCGCCGGCCCAGCGGCGCCAGGCGCTGGCGCTGTCGACCGGCCTGGCCGCGGCGGCCGCGGCGGTGGCGGCCGGCGAGCGCGACGGCGCGGCGCTGTGCGCGCTGGCCCGGGCGCCGCTGGCCGACGCGCCCGACGCGCGGATCGACTACGTCGAGCTGCGCGACGCCGCCGACCTGTCGCCGCTGCCCCGGCTCGATCGGCCGGGCGTGCTGGCGGTGGCGGCGTTCCTCGGGACCACCCGGCTGATCGACAACCGAGTCCTGACGCCGCCGGCGTGA
- a CDS encoding serine/threonine protein kinase yields MLEPGSVVAEKYWVERVLGRGGMGVVVAATHLQLGQRVALKFLRPEAARDSELVERFLREARSACRLRGEHVGRVVDVGTLDDGLPYIVMEYLEGHDLATALGRGGPLPVVTAVDYLLQACVGLAEAHAAGLVHRDLKPANLFLTRRPDGTPLVKVMDFGIAKAIGRLDAAITESAAVMGSPGYMSPEQLRSARDVDARADLWSLGVVLYELVSGRRPYDAQTITELAMLVATEPVPPLTAPVPRGFAAVVMRCLEKDPARRIADVATLATALAPFGSPGAAAIAASVGRVRSGTPALPRGEAIDALMNATTLSRATSVRVPAAASPGSFTVRHRRSIAVLATAIAATAVAIVLVVARSGSGAPSPAAAPAVAPPAGEPLVAPLAVPPDAGVDGDATVTAAADVDAAPAPVAATDPEPPRAGSGRGSSGRRTGGGSSRGSAAPGAGSATARAGSATPGPGTGSAAVIARPPGGGTAGSGSAGTARGSGSGSGGGTSAPVGIPGDTNGDGIPDIR; encoded by the coding sequence GTGCTCGAGCCGGGGTCTGTCGTCGCCGAGAAGTACTGGGTCGAGCGCGTGCTCGGCCGCGGCGGCATGGGCGTCGTGGTCGCGGCGACCCACCTGCAGCTCGGCCAGCGGGTCGCGCTGAAGTTCCTGCGGCCCGAGGCCGCGCGCGACAGCGAGCTGGTCGAGCGCTTCCTGCGCGAGGCCCGGTCGGCGTGTCGGCTGCGCGGCGAACACGTCGGCCGGGTCGTCGACGTCGGCACGCTCGACGACGGCCTGCCGTACATCGTGATGGAGTACCTCGAGGGCCACGACCTCGCGACCGCGCTCGGGCGCGGCGGGCCGCTGCCGGTGGTGACCGCGGTCGACTACCTGCTGCAGGCCTGCGTCGGCCTGGCCGAGGCCCACGCCGCCGGCCTGGTCCACCGCGATCTCAAGCCCGCGAACCTGTTCCTGACCCGGCGCCCCGACGGCACGCCGCTGGTGAAGGTGATGGACTTCGGCATCGCCAAGGCGATCGGGCGCCTCGACGCCGCGATCACCGAGTCGGCCGCGGTCATGGGCTCGCCGGGCTACATGTCGCCCGAGCAGCTCCGCAGCGCCCGCGACGTCGACGCGCGCGCCGACCTGTGGTCGCTGGGCGTGGTGCTCTACGAGCTGGTCAGCGGCCGGCGCCCCTACGACGCCCAGACCATCACCGAGCTGGCGATGCTGGTCGCGACCGAGCCGGTGCCGCCGCTGACGGCGCCGGTGCCGCGCGGGTTCGCGGCGGTGGTGATGCGCTGCCTCGAGAAGGATCCGGCGAGACGGATCGCCGACGTCGCGACGCTCGCGACCGCGCTGGCGCCGTTCGGCTCACCCGGGGCCGCCGCCATCGCCGCGTCGGTCGGGCGGGTCCGGAGCGGGACGCCGGCGCTGCCGCGGGGCGAGGCGATCGACGCGCTGATGAACGCCACGACGCTGTCGCGCGCGACCTCGGTGCGCGTGCCGGCGGCGGCGTCGCCCGGCAGCTTCACCGTGCGCCACCGGCGCTCGATCGCGGTGCTGGCGACGGCGATCGCCGCGACCGCGGTCGCGATCGTGCTGGTCGTCGCCCGCAGCGGCAGCGGCGCGCCGTCGCCCGCTGCGGCGCCCGCGGTCGCGCCGCCCGCCGGTGAGCCGCTGGTCGCGCCGCTCGCGGTCCCGCCCGACGCCGGCGTCGACGGCGACGCGACGGTGACCGCCGCCGCGGACGTGGACGCCGCGCCCGCGCCGGTCGCCGCGACCGATCCCGAGCCCCCCCGCGCCGGCAGCGGCCGCGGCTCGTCCGGACGCCGCACCGGCGGTGGCTCGAGCCGCGGCAGCGCCGCGCCCGGCGCCGGCAGCGCGACGGCACGGGCCGGCAGCGCGACGCCTGGGCCTGGCACCGGCAGCGCCGCGGTCATCGCCAGGCCACCCGGCGGCGGCACGGCCGGCAGCGGCAGCGCGGGGACCGCGCGCGGGAGCGGCAGCGGGAGCGGGGGCGGCACGAGCGCGCCGGTCGGCATCCCCGGCGACACCAACGGCGACGGCATCCCCGACATCCGCTGA
- the panB gene encoding 3-methyl-2-oxobutanoate hydroxymethyltransferase encodes MTRVTIQALRAQKVAGDKITMLTAYDATFARLLDQAGADILLVGDSLGMVIQGHDTTLPVTIDEMVYHCRAVARGARRAQVVGDMPFMSYQESVEQGLRNAGRLIKDGGAHAVKLEGGAQHAPLVARLTATGIPVMGHLGLTPQSFHQFGGFKVQGKDAGAAARLTADARALADAGAYAIVLEGIPSEVAREVTAAIDIPTIGIGAGPDCDGQVLVIYDLLGMDERFKPKFVRRYADLSTTIKDACQRYFADVKGARFPSEAESFNRDKEASAPIPLYSGGKA; translated from the coding sequence ATGACGCGTGTGACGATCCAGGCGCTCCGCGCCCAGAAGGTCGCTGGTGACAAGATCACCATGCTCACGGCCTACGACGCCACCTTTGCCCGCCTGCTCGATCAGGCCGGCGCCGACATCCTCCTCGTCGGCGACTCGCTCGGCATGGTGATCCAGGGCCACGACACCACCCTGCCGGTCACCATCGACGAGATGGTCTACCACTGCCGCGCGGTCGCGCGCGGCGCCCGGCGCGCCCAGGTGGTCGGCGACATGCCGTTCATGTCGTACCAGGAGAGCGTCGAGCAGGGCCTCCGCAACGCCGGCCGCCTGATCAAGGACGGCGGCGCCCACGCGGTCAAGCTCGAGGGCGGCGCCCAGCACGCGCCGCTGGTCGCCCGCCTGACCGCCACCGGCATCCCGGTGATGGGCCACCTCGGCCTGACGCCGCAGTCGTTCCACCAGTTCGGCGGGTTCAAGGTCCAGGGCAAGGACGCCGGCGCGGCCGCGCGCCTGACCGCCGACGCCCGGGCCCTGGCCGACGCCGGCGCCTACGCGATCGTGCTCGAGGGCATCCCGTCCGAGGTCGCGCGCGAGGTCACCGCCGCGATCGACATCCCGACGATCGGCATCGGCGCCGGGCCCGACTGCGACGGCCAGGTGCTGGTGATCTACGACCTGCTCGGCATGGACGAGCGCTTCAAGCCCAAGTTCGTGCGCCGCTACGCCGACCTGTCGACGACGATCAAGGACGCGTGCCAGCGCTACTTCGCCGACGTCAAGGGCGCGCGGTTCCCGTCGGAGGCCGAGAGCTTCAACCGCGACAAGGAGGCCAGCGCGCCCATCCCGCTGTACTCCGGGGGCAAGGCGTGA
- a CDS encoding tetratricopeptide repeat protein: MIRAALALAIVPLATVALATSVAAAAPPTLWQAATETADAAQARRSYDEAMLAGDDRVASAVATDITEMRSRLVTAALAAYDAAALARPDLAEPHWRAAAVVNAFYIECAPKRGALCGPSPSQRAAELAIEHWDAAERLAPLDPRLTDEVLTARALLHTKLATPAHLAAARVDYLRVLDRIRGHARVDALSSNANRRAFALGNLAETHMMLGDLDRAIETYREAQRLVPDLSRAFGLAVALDRDEQTGAAYEVLRGEGADAIDRFVDEIDRGRVFFVPAGEVSYYLGLAAEHQGDVVAALEHFEAFVASGAHPRYQPRARAHLAALKARLAQRLRGSR; encoded by the coding sequence ATGATCCGCGCGGCCCTGGCGCTCGCGATCGTGCCGCTCGCGACCGTGGCGCTCGCGACCAGCGTGGCCGCGGCGGCCCCGCCGACGCTGTGGCAGGCGGCGACCGAGACCGCCGACGCGGCGCAGGCCCGGCGCAGCTACGACGAGGCGATGCTGGCCGGCGACGACCGGGTCGCGTCGGCGGTCGCGACCGACATCACCGAGATGCGCAGCCGCCTGGTCACCGCGGCGCTCGCGGCCTACGACGCCGCCGCGCTGGCCCGCCCCGATCTGGCCGAGCCGCACTGGCGCGCCGCCGCGGTCGTCAACGCGTTCTACATCGAGTGCGCGCCCAAGCGCGGCGCGCTGTGCGGCCCCAGCCCCAGCCAGCGCGCGGCCGAGCTCGCGATCGAGCACTGGGACGCCGCCGAGCGCCTGGCGCCGCTCGATCCCCGGCTCACCGACGAGGTGCTGACCGCGCGCGCGCTCTTGCACACCAAGCTCGCGACCCCGGCCCACCTCGCGGCGGCGCGGGTCGACTACCTGCGCGTGCTCGACCGCATCCGCGGCCACGCCCGCGTCGACGCGCTGTCGTCCAACGCCAACCGGCGCGCGTTCGCGCTCGGCAACCTGGCCGAGACTCACATGATGCTGGGCGATCTCGACCGCGCGATCGAGACCTACCGGGAGGCCCAGCGGCTCGTGCCCGACCTGAGCCGCGCGTTCGGGCTCGCGGTCGCGCTCGATCGCGACGAGCAGACCGGCGCGGCGTACGAGGTGCTGCGCGGCGAGGGCGCGGACGCGATCGACCGCTTCGTCGACGAGATCGATCGGGGCCGGGTGTTCTTCGTCCCGGCCGGCGAGGTGTCCTACTACCTCGGGCTCGCGGCCGAGCACCAGGGCGACGTCGTCGCCGCGCTCGAGCACTTCGAGGCGTTCGTCGCCAGCGGCGCCCACCCGCGCTACCAGCCCCGGGCGCGCGCGCACCTGGCGGCGCTCAAGGCGCGGCTCGCCCAGCGCCTGCGCGGGAGCCGGTGA
- a CDS encoding response regulator transcription factor — MKKILVVEDDPINLQILTDYLSANGYDLRGATNGVDGVKQFWDERPDLMLIDVQLPRKSGFEVCFEVKRTPAGAAMPVLLMSAVYTPRDERDRLAAPSMAAGYLTKPFDLSTLLTTVRSLIGPAA, encoded by the coding sequence ATGAAGAAGATCCTCGTGGTCGAGGACGACCCCATCAACCTGCAGATCCTGACCGACTACCTGTCGGCCAACGGCTACGATCTGCGCGGCGCGACCAACGGCGTCGATGGCGTCAAGCAGTTCTGGGACGAGCGCCCGGATCTGATGCTGATCGACGTGCAGCTGCCCCGCAAGAGCGGCTTCGAGGTGTGCTTCGAGGTCAAGCGCACGCCGGCGGGCGCGGCGATGCCGGTGCTGTTGATGAGCGCCGTGTACACGCCGCGCGACGAGCGCGATCGCCTGGCCGCGCCCAGCATGGCCGCCGGCTACCTGACCAAGCCGTTCGACCTCAGCACGCTGCTCACGACCGTGCGCTCGCTGATCGGTCCCGCCGCGTAG